One segment of Drosophila mauritiana strain mau12 chromosome 3R, ASM438214v1, whole genome shotgun sequence DNA contains the following:
- the LOC117142622 gene encoding rho GTPase-activating protein 100F isoform X2: MQWKKKFTRLKAATGNSRVRRMLCCGRRKENGRSVPDVTASPGRAPPGPLPANQMPSMGNQQHHGNQQHHGNQQQHHGNQHGNHRGQSGSLSNAAGVKDPVMLQGDFRKVSGISSEIFRQIEAVENDHDPNTAAALEAVERRGEMIVRVLEPRCMGSKQAVDAAHKLMNKADARHTVQLVEIVKRPGQTLGLYIREGNGADRTDGVFISRIALESAVYNSGCLRVGDEILAVNLVDVTHMSLDDVVIIMSIPRRLVLAIRQRRGNRGTGSPGPPTLSRPEQKPPPVVVIKRDLRDEDLDETDRMPRPRSSRDRRDGREMTESRSRLGLGLNNYSPQSEQLDMYYNTRGGGGGPMGEPPNWGYKPPPPPSSVITEQPTKAHAFAPSHAYYQNAGTLESLAEKVHAFYPGQPGGPPVGPSRRMSTGTGNVGLAQQHARFPRSGSDQHLPRVEYSDYSNSLGRHSLLRSSLKPGTAGGAPMQVGVGGTLGRYGRYDQQRTGVSKYGPPSGGAQSLTRRSRPNLDYSSDTEATIGPRPSYYYYNRPAIGSMSRGSGGAGGGVGAASTAALLAGAADLNKFNSLPRERPGTRLQGIRSRMGDRLVDENDGNTSAPEFDVRRGRDLRQRITASPSIFTADEYRAWLRRAPSSSAIAEQMRMTRDMFAQPRAQRFSCSAENIHDALRNTESIYSSRNHILGTGTLDRNMGLTRPISALPVRSMSSQHIGGAGSIRSPSIRRMRQLLELSAGPASPSGSILSTGGHQSPAPTPSATLPRPHRQIDINPAEFAKYKLDKPIVDIGGISGMLWIHLLAGRGLRTAPEGAAGAATQGQTRDLYCVIECDRVHKARTVVRSGDLQFDWDESFELDLVGNKQLDVLVYSWDPQHRHKLCYRGAISLSSILRQSPLHQLALKVEPRGTIYIRMRHTDPLALYKRRGLPSLRAGYPTLFGADLETVVNRESKNAPGSAPVPIVLRRCVEEVERRGLDIIGLYRLCGSATKKRLLREAFERNSRAVELTPEHVPDINVITGVLKDYLRELPEPLFTRCLFQMTVDALAVCLPDDPEGNAKLMLSILDCLPRANRATLVFLLDHLSLVVSNSERNKMSAQALATVMGPPLMLHSASAQPGADIDHAQPIAVLKYLLQIWPQPQAQHQQMAQHMGGAAGAMMGGLVTAGSMSNMAGVASGRRGESTGQRGSKVSALPADRQQLLLQQQAQLMAAGNLLRSSTSVTNILSQGHPQLSATANNHLYQSVVGQLAQSHRALQQAVQQPYQLGGSVGSAIPDPSPLPLPGTPSPGSSSASTGSGSGSGKSTDTIKRGASPVSVKQVKIVDQPSSPYSIVMKKPPLQKDAPVEITTPTTQADTESTLGCKESNGTVSRRGNVDFYDTHKAQAKSSVNEESSYSSKYTGSETKKISLGNSSYTPSKANASGLCGGEDYKAMRNKSSATSSSSSSQATVLSAGSTATSAPTTSSDDSDDLVSYKSSASTNALLAQSQAMTTSQLMSKYLKREPRVQFTPIKSPESPSPPGSGDGLPKGTYQLVTPISGSSSKPGATTGAISKYTTGSVESSINANSQKLSSPSRLCNSKDSNSRTGTASSTTAATSMVSTGRRLFDSLASSSSSETETKTYIGGTTAASGVITTTTYTNDTKNSGSSSSKSGIGGGSGTGLGAVSGASSETRSFGSTLFGSSGLGNGNGSSHNHSASPSPFTTTNGNGNHNTMHLYGTLPKNGTSTGAALFGGSANSSSYHSSASGSGAGTASSSGVSSMTGSTNSYDFYTSTSSSVSSSRPFANGGNNYHTLGTYRAQYAATNPFLDAFDEKPGSNGGNAHGEEKLGADKGHHRAAVMAFQSSGDSKNGSDEYDDIK; encoded by the exons ATGCAGTGGAAGAAGAAGTTTACTCGATTGAAAGCAGCTACTGGAAATTCGCGTGTGCGAAGAATGCTTTGTTGTGGACGCAGAAAG GAAAATGGAAGATCAGTTCCTGATGTCACCGCAAGCCCGGGCCGGGCCCCACCCGGACCGCTGCCCGCCAACCAGATGCCTTCGATGGGCAACCAGCAACACCATGGAAACCAGCAACATCATGGaaaccagcagcaacatcatgGCAATCAGCACGGAAACCATCGAGGTCAGAGCGGAAGTTTGTCAAACGCCGCCGGGGTCAAGGACCCGGTGATGCTACAGGGCGATTTCCGGAAAGTCAGCGGCATCAGCTCAGAGATCTTTCGGCAGATAGAAGCCGTCGAGAATGACCACGACCCAAACACGGCGGCGGCTTTGGAGGCGGTGGAGCGACGCGGTGAGATGATCGTGCGCGTCCTGGAGCCGCGTTGCATGGGCAGCAAACAGGCGGTGGACGCTGCCCACAAGCTGATGAACAAGGCGGACGCACGGCACACCGTTCAGCTGGTGGAAATAGTCAAGCGGCCGGGTCAGACGCTGGGCTTGTACATCCGCGAGGGAAATGGGGCCGATCGTACTGATGGCGTCTTCATTTCGCGGATTGCACTGGAGTCGGCTGTCTACAACAGCGGCTGCTTGCGG GTGGGCGACGAAATCCTTGCGGTAAATCTGGTGGACGTGACACACATGTCCCTAGACGATGTCGTCATTATTATGTCAATTCCGCGCCGCTTGGTGCTGGCCATACGTCAGCGGCGGGGCAATAGAGGCACAGGATCTCCTGGACCGCCGACGCTATCTAGGCCAGAACAGAAGCCACCACCGGTTGTTGTTATCAAGCGAGATTTGCGGGACGAGGATCTGGACGAGACGGACCGGATGCCGAGGCCGCGCTCATCACGTGACAGAC GAGATGGTCGCGAAATGACGGAATCTCGTTCTCGGCTAGGTCTGGGTCTTAATAACTACAGCCCGCAGTCCGAGCAGCTGGATATGTACTACAATACCCGCGGCGGAGGTGGTGGACCCATGGGTGAGCCTCCAAACTGGGGCTATAaaccaccaccgccaccgtCTTCGGTGATTACGGAGCAACCCACAAAAGCACATGCTTTTGCGCCATCGCATGCTTACTACCAAAACGCCGGCACTCTTGAAAGCTTGGCGGAGAAGGTACATGCATTCTACCCTGGACAGCCTGGTGGTCCGCCCGTGGGTCCCTCGAGAAGAATGTCCACGGGAACTGGAAACGTTGGCCTCGCTCAACAACATGCCAGATTTCCGCGATCTGGCTCAGATCAGCATTTACCTCGCGTAGAATATTCGGACTATTCCAATTCCCTGGGGCGGCATTCTCTTCTGCGATCAAGTTTAAAACCTGGAACGGCCGGTGGAGCTCCAATGCAGGTTGGAGTGGGAGGCACTCTCGGCCGATACGGCCGCTATGATCAACAGAGAACCGGTGTATCCAAGTACGGCCCTCCATCTGGTGGAGCTCAATCGCTGACTCGTCGTTCCAGACCAAATTTGGACTATTCCAGCGATACAGAAGCCACAATTGGGCCCAGGCCAAGTTACTACTATTATAACAGACCTGCCATCGGCAGTATGTCGAGGGGATCAGGTGGAGCAGGCGGAGGAGTTGGCGCAGCTTCAACGGCTGCCTTGCTGGCTGGAGCTGCTGATCTCAATAAATTTAACTCATTGCCCCGAGAGCGCCCCGGAACGAGACTGCAGGGAATTCGTTCCAGAATGGGAGATCGTTTGGTGGACGAGAATGACGGAAATACTTCGGCACCCGAGTTCGATGTACGGAGAGGAAGGGACTTACGTCAGCGAATTACCGCCAGTCCGTCGATATTTACGGCGGATGAATACCGCGCCTGGCTCAGAAGGGCGCCTAGCAGTTCCGCAATTGCGGAACAAATGCGAATGACGCGGGACATGTTTGCCCAGCCACGGGCACAGCGATTTTCGTGTAGCGCTGAGAACATCCATGATGCACTGAGAAAT aCGGAAAGCATCTACTCCAGTAGAAACCATATTCTTGGAACGGGCACTCTCGATCGGAACATGGGTCTTACCCGACCAATTTCTGCACTACCCGTGCGCTCCATGTCCTCGCAGCACATTGGAGGAGCGGGCTCCATTCGTTCGCCTAGCATACGGCGCATGCGACAGTTACTGGAGCTTTCCGCTGGTCCCGCCAGTCCGAGCGGCAGTATCTTGAGCACCGGTGGTCACCAGAGTCCGGCACCAACGCCAAGTGCGACCTTACCACGCCCACACCGCCAAATCGACATCAACCCGGCGGAGTTTGCCAAGTACAAGCTGGATAAGCCCATCGTCGATATTGGGGGGATCTCCGGCATGTTATGGATTCATTTGCTAGCAGGTCGCGGCCTAAGAACCGCTCCAGAGGGAGCAGCAGGGGCGGCGACTCAGGGCCAAACCAGAGATCTTTACTGCGTAATCGAGTGCGATCGAGTACATAAAGCACGGACTGTGGTGCGATCGGGTGACCTACAGTTTGACTGGGACGAGTCGTTTGAGCTTGACTTGGTGGGCAACAAACAGTTAGATGTACTAGTCTACTCATGGGACCCGCAGCACAGACACAAGCTGTGCTACCGAGGCGCAATCTCGTTATCGTCGATCCTCCGTCAGTCTCCACTTCATCAACTGGCCTTAAAGGTTGAACCAAGAGGTACGATATACATTCGCATGCGGCACACGGATCCACTGGCTCTCTACAAGAGAAGGGGGCTTCCGAGCCTGAGAGCAGGTTACCCTACGCTCTTCGGCGCTGATTTGGAAACGGTGGTGAATCGGGAGTCTAAAAATGCTCCCGGAAGTGCACCCGTTCCCATCGTATTGAGGCGCTGTGTGGAGGAGGTGGAGCGGCGTGGTCTTGATATAATCGGGTTGTACCGACTGTGCGGCTCGGCTACCAAGAAGCGATTGCTACGCGAGGCCTTTGAGCGCAATAGCCGTGCAGTGGAATTGACCCCGGAACATGTTCCTGACATCAACGTCATCACCGGCGTCCTCAAGGATTACCTCAGGGAGCTGCCCGAGCCGCTGTTCACGCGCTGTCTTTTCCAGATGACGGTGGATGCCTTAG CTGTCTGCCTGCCAGATGACCCGGAGGGCAATGCGAAACTGATGCTTAGCATTCTCGACTGCCTGCCGCGGGCGAACAGG GCCACCCTGGTATTCCTTCTTGATCACCTCTCGCTGGTCGTTTCAAACTCGGAGCGCAATAAGATGTCCGCCCAGGCGTTGGCCACCGTGATGGGCCCACCGCTGATGCTGCATTCGGCGAGTGCGCAGCCGGGTGCTGACATCGATCACGCTCAGCCGATCGCGGTGCTTAAGTATCTGCTGCAGATCTGGCCGCAGCCGCAGGCGCAGCATCAGCAGATGGCGCAGCACATGGGCGGCGCTGCGGGGGCGATGATGGGCGGCTTGGTCACCGCCGGGAGCATGAGCAATATGGCCGGTGTTGCTTCAG GTCGGCGCGGCGAGTCAACAGGGCAGCGTGGAAGCAAAGTCAGTGCGTTGCCAGCGGACAGACAGCAACTTCtactgcagcagcaggcgcagctCATGGCGGCGGGCAATCTTCTGCGCTCGTCCACTTCGGTAACCAACATACTCTCCCAAGGCCATCCTCAGCTCTCAGCCACAGCCAACAATCATCTGTATCAATCAGTAGTGGGTCAGTTAGCTCAATCGCATCGAGCCTTGCAACAAGCGGTGCAACAG CCCTATCAATTGGGGGGCTCAGTGGGCTCAGCAATTCCCGACCCATcgccactgccacttccaGGCACACCCTCCCCCGGCAGTAGCTCAGCATCGACGGGCTCAGGCTCCGGATCGGGTAAAA GCACGGACACCATCAAGCGCGGTGCTTCGCCTGTTTCCGTTAAGCAAGTCAAGATCGTCGACCAGCCATCCAGTCCATACTCCATTGTGATGAAGAAACCGCCGCTGCAAAAAGATGCGCCCGTTGAAATCACCACCCCCACCACACAGGCGGATACAGAGTCGACCTTGGGATGCAAGGAAAGCAATGGAACAGTTTCTCGAAGGGGAAATGTAGACTTTTATGATACGCATAAGGCGCAGGCAAAGAGTTCGGTAAACGAAGAGTCCAGCTACAGCTCCAAGTACACTGGCTCGGAGACCAAGAAGATCAGCCTTGGCAACAGTAGCTACACTCCCAGCAAAGCGAATGCCAGTGGCCTTTGTGGCGGCGAGGACTACAAAGCAATGCGTAACAAGTCGAGCGCTACATCCAGCTCCAGTTCATCGCAGGCAACTGTTTTGAGTGCTGGCTCTACGGCCACATCAGCCCCGACCACTTCTTCAGACGATTCGGATGACCTGGTCTCCTACAAGTCATCGGCGTCCACAAATGCCTTGCTGGCCCAATCGCAGGCCATGACCACCAGTCAGCTGATGTCCAAGTATCTTAAGCGGGAGCCACGAGTGCAGTTTACGCCAATCAAGTCACCGGAATCTCCCTCGCCACCGGGTAGCGGCGATGGTCTGCCTAAGGGTACTTACCAACTAGTTACTCCTATCTCGGGATCGTCGAGCAAACCGGGTGCTACAACTGGAGCTATAAGCAAGTACACCACCGGCTCAGTGGAATCATCTATTAATGCGAACAGCCAGAAGTTGTCATCGCCCTCACGATTGTGCAACAGCAAGGATAGCAATAGCAGGACTGGAACGGCCAGTAGTACGACCGCCGCGACCTCTATGGTTTCAACAGGTCGGCGTTTGTTTGACAGCctcgcctcttcatcttcctCGGAAACGGAGACCAAGACGTACATAGGAGGCACCACTGCGGCCAGTGGAgtcatcaccaccaccacctaCACCAATGACACCAAGAACtccggcagcagtagcagtaAGTCGGGAATAGGAGGGGGGTCTGGAACTGGGTTGGGAGCAGTTTCGGGAGCAAGCTCCGAGACTCGAAGTTTCGGCAGTACGCTATTT
- the LOC117142622 gene encoding rho GTPase-activating protein 100F isoform X6: protein MQWKKKFTRLKAATGNSRVRRMLCCGRRKENGRSVPDVTASPGRAPPGPLPANQMPSMGNQQHHGNQQHHGNQQQHHGNQHGNHRGQSGSLSNAAGVKDPVMLQGDFRKVSGISSEIFRQIEAVENDHDPNTAAALEAVERRGEMIVRVLEPRCMGSKQAVDAAHKLMNKADARHTVQLVEIVKRPGQTLGLYIREGNGADRTDGVFISRIALESAVYNSGCLRVGDEILAVNLVDVTHMSLDDVVIIMSIPRRLVLAIRQRRGNRGTGSPGPPTLSRPEQKPPPVVVIKRDLRDEDLDETDRMPRPRSSRDRRTGDGREMTESRSRLGLGLNNYSPQSEQLDMYYNTRGGGGGPMGEPPNWGYKPPPPPSSVITEQPTKAHAFAPSHAYYQNAGTLESLAEKVHAFYPGQPGGPPVGPSRRMSTGTGNVGLAQQHARFPRSGSDQHLPRVEYSDYSNSLGRHSLLRSSLKPGTAGGAPMQVGVGGTLGRYGRYDQQRTGVSKYGPPSGGAQSLTRRSRPNLDYSSDTEATIGPRPSYYYYNRPAIGSMSRGSGGAGGGVGAASTAALLAGAADLNKFNSLPRERPGTRLQGIRSRMGDRLVDENDGNTSAPEFDVRRGRDLRQRITASPSIFTADEYRAWLRRAPSSSAIAEQMRMTRDMFAQPRAQRFSCSAENIHDALRNTESIYSSRNHILGTGTLDRNMGLTRPISALPVRSMSSQHIGGAGSIRSPSIRRMRQLLELSAGPASPSGSILSTGGHQSPAPTPSATLPRPHRQIDINPAEFAKYKLDKPIVDIGGISGMLWIHLLAGRGLRTAPEGAAGAATQGQTRDLYCVIECDRVHKARTVVRSGDLQFDWDESFELDLVGNKQLDVLVYSWDPQHRHKLCYRGAISLSSILRQSPLHQLALKVEPRGTIYIRMRHTDPLALYKRRGLPSLRAGYPTLFGADLETVVNRESKNAPGSAPVPIVLRRCVEEVERRGLDIIGLYRLCGSATKKRLLREAFERNSRAVELTPEHVPDINVITGVLKDYLRELPEPLFTRCLFQMTVDALAVCLPDDPEGNAKLMLSILDCLPRANRATLVFLLDHLSLVVSNSERNKMSAQALATVMGPPLMLHSASAQPGADIDHAQPIAVLKYLLQIWPQPQAQHQQMAQHMGGAAGAMMGGLVTAGSMSNMAGVASDRSARRVNRAAWKQSQCVASGQTATSTAAAGAAHGGGQSSALVHFALSIGGLSGLSNSRPIATATSRHTLPRQ, encoded by the exons ATGCAGTGGAAGAAGAAGTTTACTCGATTGAAAGCAGCTACTGGAAATTCGCGTGTGCGAAGAATGCTTTGTTGTGGACGCAGAAAG GAAAATGGAAGATCAGTTCCTGATGTCACCGCAAGCCCGGGCCGGGCCCCACCCGGACCGCTGCCCGCCAACCAGATGCCTTCGATGGGCAACCAGCAACACCATGGAAACCAGCAACATCATGGaaaccagcagcaacatcatgGCAATCAGCACGGAAACCATCGAGGTCAGAGCGGAAGTTTGTCAAACGCCGCCGGGGTCAAGGACCCGGTGATGCTACAGGGCGATTTCCGGAAAGTCAGCGGCATCAGCTCAGAGATCTTTCGGCAGATAGAAGCCGTCGAGAATGACCACGACCCAAACACGGCGGCGGCTTTGGAGGCGGTGGAGCGACGCGGTGAGATGATCGTGCGCGTCCTGGAGCCGCGTTGCATGGGCAGCAAACAGGCGGTGGACGCTGCCCACAAGCTGATGAACAAGGCGGACGCACGGCACACCGTTCAGCTGGTGGAAATAGTCAAGCGGCCGGGTCAGACGCTGGGCTTGTACATCCGCGAGGGAAATGGGGCCGATCGTACTGATGGCGTCTTCATTTCGCGGATTGCACTGGAGTCGGCTGTCTACAACAGCGGCTGCTTGCGG GTGGGCGACGAAATCCTTGCGGTAAATCTGGTGGACGTGACACACATGTCCCTAGACGATGTCGTCATTATTATGTCAATTCCGCGCCGCTTGGTGCTGGCCATACGTCAGCGGCGGGGCAATAGAGGCACAGGATCTCCTGGACCGCCGACGCTATCTAGGCCAGAACAGAAGCCACCACCGGTTGTTGTTATCAAGCGAGATTTGCGGGACGAGGATCTGGACGAGACGGACCGGATGCCGAGGCCGCGCTCATCACGTGACAGACGTACAG GAGATGGTCGCGAAATGACGGAATCTCGTTCTCGGCTAGGTCTGGGTCTTAATAACTACAGCCCGCAGTCCGAGCAGCTGGATATGTACTACAATACCCGCGGCGGAGGTGGTGGACCCATGGGTGAGCCTCCAAACTGGGGCTATAaaccaccaccgccaccgtCTTCGGTGATTACGGAGCAACCCACAAAAGCACATGCTTTTGCGCCATCGCATGCTTACTACCAAAACGCCGGCACTCTTGAAAGCTTGGCGGAGAAGGTACATGCATTCTACCCTGGACAGCCTGGTGGTCCGCCCGTGGGTCCCTCGAGAAGAATGTCCACGGGAACTGGAAACGTTGGCCTCGCTCAACAACATGCCAGATTTCCGCGATCTGGCTCAGATCAGCATTTACCTCGCGTAGAATATTCGGACTATTCCAATTCCCTGGGGCGGCATTCTCTTCTGCGATCAAGTTTAAAACCTGGAACGGCCGGTGGAGCTCCAATGCAGGTTGGAGTGGGAGGCACTCTCGGCCGATACGGCCGCTATGATCAACAGAGAACCGGTGTATCCAAGTACGGCCCTCCATCTGGTGGAGCTCAATCGCTGACTCGTCGTTCCAGACCAAATTTGGACTATTCCAGCGATACAGAAGCCACAATTGGGCCCAGGCCAAGTTACTACTATTATAACAGACCTGCCATCGGCAGTATGTCGAGGGGATCAGGTGGAGCAGGCGGAGGAGTTGGCGCAGCTTCAACGGCTGCCTTGCTGGCTGGAGCTGCTGATCTCAATAAATTTAACTCATTGCCCCGAGAGCGCCCCGGAACGAGACTGCAGGGAATTCGTTCCAGAATGGGAGATCGTTTGGTGGACGAGAATGACGGAAATACTTCGGCACCCGAGTTCGATGTACGGAGAGGAAGGGACTTACGTCAGCGAATTACCGCCAGTCCGTCGATATTTACGGCGGATGAATACCGCGCCTGGCTCAGAAGGGCGCCTAGCAGTTCCGCAATTGCGGAACAAATGCGAATGACGCGGGACATGTTTGCCCAGCCACGGGCACAGCGATTTTCGTGTAGCGCTGAGAACATCCATGATGCACTGAGAAAT aCGGAAAGCATCTACTCCAGTAGAAACCATATTCTTGGAACGGGCACTCTCGATCGGAACATGGGTCTTACCCGACCAATTTCTGCACTACCCGTGCGCTCCATGTCCTCGCAGCACATTGGAGGAGCGGGCTCCATTCGTTCGCCTAGCATACGGCGCATGCGACAGTTACTGGAGCTTTCCGCTGGTCCCGCCAGTCCGAGCGGCAGTATCTTGAGCACCGGTGGTCACCAGAGTCCGGCACCAACGCCAAGTGCGACCTTACCACGCCCACACCGCCAAATCGACATCAACCCGGCGGAGTTTGCCAAGTACAAGCTGGATAAGCCCATCGTCGATATTGGGGGGATCTCCGGCATGTTATGGATTCATTTGCTAGCAGGTCGCGGCCTAAGAACCGCTCCAGAGGGAGCAGCAGGGGCGGCGACTCAGGGCCAAACCAGAGATCTTTACTGCGTAATCGAGTGCGATCGAGTACATAAAGCACGGACTGTGGTGCGATCGGGTGACCTACAGTTTGACTGGGACGAGTCGTTTGAGCTTGACTTGGTGGGCAACAAACAGTTAGATGTACTAGTCTACTCATGGGACCCGCAGCACAGACACAAGCTGTGCTACCGAGGCGCAATCTCGTTATCGTCGATCCTCCGTCAGTCTCCACTTCATCAACTGGCCTTAAAGGTTGAACCAAGAGGTACGATATACATTCGCATGCGGCACACGGATCCACTGGCTCTCTACAAGAGAAGGGGGCTTCCGAGCCTGAGAGCAGGTTACCCTACGCTCTTCGGCGCTGATTTGGAAACGGTGGTGAATCGGGAGTCTAAAAATGCTCCCGGAAGTGCACCCGTTCCCATCGTATTGAGGCGCTGTGTGGAGGAGGTGGAGCGGCGTGGTCTTGATATAATCGGGTTGTACCGACTGTGCGGCTCGGCTACCAAGAAGCGATTGCTACGCGAGGCCTTTGAGCGCAATAGCCGTGCAGTGGAATTGACCCCGGAACATGTTCCTGACATCAACGTCATCACCGGCGTCCTCAAGGATTACCTCAGGGAGCTGCCCGAGCCGCTGTTCACGCGCTGTCTTTTCCAGATGACGGTGGATGCCTTAG CTGTCTGCCTGCCAGATGACCCGGAGGGCAATGCGAAACTGATGCTTAGCATTCTCGACTGCCTGCCGCGGGCGAACAGG GCCACCCTGGTATTCCTTCTTGATCACCTCTCGCTGGTCGTTTCAAACTCGGAGCGCAATAAGATGTCCGCCCAGGCGTTGGCCACCGTGATGGGCCCACCGCTGATGCTGCATTCGGCGAGTGCGCAGCCGGGTGCTGACATCGATCACGCTCAGCCGATCGCGGTGCTTAAGTATCTGCTGCAGATCTGGCCGCAGCCGCAGGCGCAGCATCAGCAGATGGCGCAGCACATGGGCGGCGCTGCGGGGGCGATGATGGGCGGCTTGGTCACCGCCGGGAGCATGAGCAATATGGCCGGTGTTGCTTCAG ACAGGTCGGCGCGGCGAGTCAACAGGGCAGCGTGGAAGCAAAGTCAGTGCGTTGCCAGCGGACAGACAGCAACTTCtactgcagcagcaggcgcagctCATGGCGGCGGGCAATCTTCTGCGCTCGTCCACTTCG CCCTATCAATTGGGGGGCTCAGTGGGCTCAGCAATTCCCGACCCATcgccactgccacttccaGGCACACCCTCCCCCGGCAGTAG